A single Brevundimonas sp. M20 DNA region contains:
- a CDS encoding cytochrome c: MKRMLILSAVGLLCLGGAANAQGAPEALVKARQAGMILSGNVVGGIKAAIDAGQAPSTQRGAVRGLARWAHTLPDLFPEGTDPDTVDTGAKPAVWTDRAGFNAKAAEFSAAVDRLSQLSQGDDAAAFSAQWATVRAGCQSCHSVYKD, from the coding sequence ATGAAGAGAATGCTGATCCTGTCCGCCGTCGGCCTGCTGTGCCTCGGCGGCGCCGCCAACGCCCAGGGCGCGCCCGAGGCGCTGGTGAAGGCCCGTCAGGCGGGGATGATCCTGTCCGGCAATGTCGTCGGCGGCATCAAGGCGGCCATCGACGCCGGTCAGGCGCCCTCGACCCAGCGCGGCGCCGTGCGTGGTCTGGCGCGCTGGGCGCACACCCTGCCGGACCTGTTCCCCGAAGGCACCGATCCGGACACCGTGGACACCGGCGCCAAACCCGCCGTCTGGACGGATCGCGCCGGCTTCAATGCGAAAGCCGCCGAGTTCTCCGCCGCCGTCGACCGCCTGTCCCAGCTCTCACAGGGCGATGACGCCGCCGCCTTCTCGGCCCAGTGGGCCACGGTCCGCGCCGGCTGTCAGAGCTGTCACTCGGTCTACAAGGACTAG